The following proteins are encoded in a genomic region of Tenacibaculum sp. 190524A05c:
- a CDS encoding glycosyltransferase, protein MAYICMVVDASYPKDVRVRKEAEALQKSGKNVLVVCPSYNNLKNENINGVEVYRVGKNYTKYKKGIFDVIESVFDINLFFLFGLKKVFKKYDIEFLHIHDLPLAGTGYFFRKKVKKIILDLHENYPEALQVWFKWNKNPLKRLKNSIFMNYNSWAKKEKKYCKLYDNVICVVEEMQRKIISNFDINSAKTLVISNQEERNFLVDSVDKGIINENDFSITYIGGIGPHRGIDTVIKSMKIISKEVPNVRFNIIGSGSRATMVYLKDLTREYEVEDHVVFMSYKPFNQIGAIMNQSKINIIPHNKSGHTDNTIPHKLFQIMLSKGMLLVSSCDPLKRIVETYNSGFVFEADNDIDLASVVVDIYNNYGQYEERIVNGYNAAIEKENWELESLKLIEFYDTIN, encoded by the coding sequence ATGGCATATATATGTATGGTTGTTGATGCTTCTTACCCTAAGGATGTGAGAGTTAGAAAAGAGGCCGAAGCATTACAAAAATCAGGTAAAAATGTTCTTGTTGTTTGTCCGAGTTATAATAATCTTAAGAATGAGAATATAAATGGTGTTGAGGTATATCGAGTAGGGAAAAATTATACCAAATACAAAAAAGGAATTTTTGATGTAATTGAGAGTGTATTTGATATTAATTTGTTCTTCTTATTTGGATTAAAGAAGGTCTTTAAAAAATACGATATTGAATTTTTACATATCCATGATTTGCCTTTAGCAGGAACGGGTTACTTTTTTAGAAAAAAAGTTAAAAAAATAATACTTGATCTGCATGAAAATTATCCAGAAGCTTTACAGGTTTGGTTTAAATGGAATAAAAATCCATTAAAACGACTAAAGAACTCAATTTTTATGAATTATAACAGTTGGGCTAAAAAAGAGAAAAAGTACTGTAAATTATACGATAATGTGATTTGCGTTGTAGAAGAAATGCAAAGAAAAATAATCTCTAATTTTGATATTAATAGCGCTAAAACACTTGTAATATCTAATCAAGAAGAAAGAAATTTTTTAGTAGATTCAGTAGATAAAGGAATTATTAATGAGAATGACTTTTCAATTACGTATATTGGTGGTATTGGTCCTCATAGAGGAATTGATACAGTTATAAAATCAATGAAAATAATTTCTAAAGAAGTTCCAAATGTTCGTTTCAATATTATTGGATCAGGAAGCAGGGCAACTATGGTATATTTGAAAGATTTAACTCGTGAATATGAAGTTGAAGACCATGTGGTTTTTATGAGTTATAAGCCTTTTAATCAAATTGGAGCAATTATGAATCAGTCTAAGATCAATATTATTCCGCATAATAAAAGTGGTCATACAGATAATACGATTCCTCACAAGTTGTTTCAAATAATGCTCAGTAAGGGTATGTTACTGGTAAGTTCGTGTGATCCGTTAAAAAGAATTGTAGAAACTTATAATTCAGGATTCGTTTTTGAGGCAGACAATGATATAGATTTAGCTTCTGTAGTTGTTGATATTTATAATAATTATGGGCAATATGAAGAAAGGATAGTTAATGGTTACAATGCTGCTATTGAAAAAGAAAATTGGGAGTTAGAAAGTTTAAAGCTAATTGAATTCTACGATACGATAAATTGA
- a CDS encoding glycosyltransferase family 4 protein, whose translation MKVLIITYYWPPAGGAGVQRWLKFTKYLRDFNIEPVVFTADNAHYPITDDSLDKDIPENIEIIKCPIFEPNNLLSIFKKRKVKSSAGFLEENPSFLSKILIYIRANYFIPDARMFWIKPSVKIIERYLAKNKIDAIITTGPPHSLHMIGYRLKKKLGINWIADFRDPWTGIDYFHLLPLTKYAKNKHFRLEDQVFKNADKVIMVSKTSKEKYAEQAKSIEVITNGYDTDEIEVKDLVLDKKFSISHIGSMNAARNPKILWKVLAEMCNENEEFKDDLQIRLIGKLDEVVIKEEIEPYNFKDIDLIDYIPHQEAKKYQKQSQILLLVVNDTPSAKEIVTGKVFEYMQAKRPIIAIGPEDGDLAAILKETNSGSTFNYNNEKDLKKELQKLYNNYKLGNLNVDSFNVEKYHRKQLTEKLSSIIKELDKK comes from the coding sequence TTGAAAGTTTTAATAATTACATATTATTGGCCACCTGCTGGTGGAGCTGGAGTTCAACGATGGTTGAAATTTACAAAGTACTTGAGAGACTTTAATATTGAGCCAGTTGTTTTCACAGCAGATAATGCTCATTATCCAATTACGGATGATAGTTTGGATAAAGATATTCCAGAAAATATTGAGATTATTAAATGTCCAATTTTTGAACCTAATAATTTGCTTTCAATATTTAAGAAAAGAAAGGTGAAAAGTAGTGCAGGGTTTCTTGAAGAGAATCCATCTTTTTTATCTAAGATATTAATTTATATAAGAGCAAATTATTTTATTCCAGATGCTCGAATGTTTTGGATAAAACCTTCTGTGAAAATAATAGAGAGGTATTTAGCTAAAAATAAAATTGATGCCATCATAACAACAGGTCCGCCGCATAGTCTCCATATGATTGGTTATCGCTTAAAGAAGAAATTAGGAATCAATTGGATTGCGGATTTTAGAGATCCTTGGACAGGGATTGATTACTTCCATTTATTACCATTAACAAAATATGCCAAGAATAAACATTTTCGTTTAGAAGATCAGGTTTTTAAGAATGCCGACAAGGTTATAATGGTAAGTAAAACTTCGAAAGAAAAGTATGCTGAACAAGCAAAATCGATTGAAGTCATTACAAATGGATATGACACAGATGAAATTGAAGTTAAAGATTTAGTTTTAGATAAAAAATTCTCTATTTCTCATATTGGTTCAATGAACGCTGCTAGAAACCCTAAAATTTTATGGAAGGTTTTAGCAGAAATGTGCAATGAGAATGAAGAGTTTAAAGATGATCTTCAAATTCGACTAATAGGTAAATTGGATGAAGTAGTTATCAAAGAGGAGATAGAACCATATAACTTTAAAGATATTGATCTCATTGATTATATTCCTCATCAAGAGGCCAAAAAGTATCAGAAACAGTCTCAAATACTTTTATTAGTGGTAAATGATACGCCAAGTGCTAAAGAGATTGTTACTGGTAAGGTATTTGAATACATGCAGGCAAAAAGACCAATTATTGCAATTGGACCTGAAGATGGGGATTTAGCTGCAATATTGAAGGAAACCAATTCAGGAAGTACATTCAATTACAATAATGAAAAAGATTTAAAGAAAGAGCTTCAAAAACTCTATAACAATTATAAATTAGGAAATCTAAATGTAGATTCTTTTAACGTGGAAAAGTATCATCGAAAACAGTTAACTGAGAAGTTGTCTTCCATTATTAAAGAACTAGATAAAAAGTGA
- a CDS encoding lipopolysaccharide biosynthesis protein, producing the protein MGIIFKQSFKNTIVIYLGFLIGGLNTIFFYPGFLGDTFQGIVTVLLSYSNLIMPLMAMGVHYTIIKFFSVYEEKREKDKFLSIALILPLLVGIPVGFLWNKIQDFIVTYFITEENKGIENYTIVIYIVSICCAYFEVFYAWSKVHLKTVVGNFLKEFYNRAVVMILLLSVSFGFITKSDFIFSLTGFYILRTLIMMFYAFKVYFPKFSLKPPKNYKQILSYSLFIIFAGSAGALILDIDKVMVTGKEAFSAAAYYTVAVFIGSFIEAPSRALTQILQPLTSKSLNENDHIEVNNLYKKSSINLLVVGGLFFLLINCNITELFRLMPKGYEQGVVAVLFISIAKMYNMFLGNNGPIIANSRFYKFTFPIGIGTALTVYFLNVLFYKKIDMSTDGLALATLITVFIFNTIKLLFVYKKLNMSPITKQTAIALCLVILMFFSFYFWNFSIPEFKIFNLPGDPIVNIILKSIMIIAIYGYIVVKLKVSVQINNLISKLKK; encoded by the coding sequence TTGGGGATAATATTTAAACAGTCATTTAAGAATACCATAGTTATTTATTTAGGTTTTTTAATCGGAGGATTAAATACCATATTTTTTTATCCTGGATTTTTAGGCGATACCTTTCAAGGTATTGTTACCGTATTACTCTCTTATTCCAACTTAATTATGCCATTAATGGCTATGGGTGTACATTACACTATTATTAAGTTTTTTTCGGTATATGAAGAGAAACGTGAAAAGGATAAGTTTTTATCAATAGCATTAATATTGCCTTTATTAGTTGGAATTCCGGTTGGATTTCTTTGGAATAAAATACAAGATTTTATAGTCACTTATTTTATTACAGAGGAGAATAAAGGCATTGAAAATTACACGATTGTTATTTATATTGTTTCAATATGTTGCGCATATTTTGAAGTATTTTATGCTTGGTCTAAGGTTCACTTAAAAACTGTTGTAGGTAATTTTTTAAAGGAGTTTTACAATAGAGCAGTAGTAATGATATTGCTACTTTCTGTTTCTTTTGGGTTTATCACTAAATCAGACTTTATTTTTAGCCTTACAGGATTTTATATTCTTAGAACTCTAATAATGATGTTTTATGCCTTTAAGGTATATTTTCCGAAGTTTTCTTTAAAGCCACCTAAGAATTACAAGCAAATTTTATCTTATTCATTATTTATCATTTTTGCTGGTAGTGCAGGAGCATTAATTTTAGATATTGATAAGGTAATGGTTACGGGAAAAGAAGCTTTTAGTGCTGCGGCGTATTACACAGTGGCAGTTTTTATTGGGTCTTTTATTGAAGCTCCAAGTAGAGCATTAACTCAAATATTACAGCCGTTAACTTCAAAGTCATTAAATGAAAATGATCATATCGAGGTAAATAATCTATATAAGAAGAGTTCTATCAATTTATTAGTTGTAGGAGGATTGTTCTTCTTGCTAATTAATTGTAATATAACTGAGTTGTTTAGGCTAATGCCAAAAGGTTATGAACAGGGAGTGGTAGCGGTTCTATTTATTTCTATTGCTAAAATGTATAATATGTTTCTAGGGAATAACGGACCAATTATAGCAAATTCAAGGTTCTATAAATTCACATTTCCTATAGGTATTGGTACAGCGTTAACCGTATATTTTTTAAACGTTTTATTTTATAAGAAAATAGACATGAGTACCGATGGATTAGCACTCGCAACGTTAATTACGGTTTTTATATTCAATACAATAAAACTCTTATTTGTTTACAAAAAACTTAATATGAGTCCAATTACAAAGCAAACAGCGATAGCACTTTGTTTAGTAATACTTATGTTTTTTAGTTTTTATTTTTGGAATTTTAGTATTCCTGAATTTAAGATTTTTAACTTACCTGGAGATCCAATAGTCAATATAATTCTTAAAAGTATTATGATTATTGCAATCTATGGATACATAGTTGTTAAACTAAAAGTATCTGTTCAAATCAATAATTTAATAAGCAAACTGAAAAAATAA
- a CDS encoding Crp/Fnr family transcriptional regulator, with amino-acid sequence MLESALISEFSRFYMSNISDEAIELFSKIVRAKKYKTGEVLINKGTSKFYIIVEGIVASFSKNSKNDREYIRTIHIENYAFTDLFYLIEDLDLAHIDLDSKTPEDYYKCLTNCTLLEGDFNDFVQLNASNHEISLLYNKINQTLLLQILKRLDRLSLFDATDRYKILKERIPQIENLIPQYQIASYLNITPVQLSRIRKKMYSE; translated from the coding sequence ATGTTAGAATCTGCTTTAATTAGTGAGTTTTCTCGCTTTTATATGAGCAATATTTCTGATGAAGCTATCGAATTGTTTTCAAAAATCGTACGTGCTAAAAAATATAAGACGGGGGAAGTACTTATAAACAAAGGGACATCTAAATTTTATATTATCGTAGAAGGTATCGTTGCGAGTTTTTCTAAGAATTCAAAAAATGATAGAGAATACATTAGAACTATTCACATTGAAAATTACGCATTTACAGATCTATTTTACTTAATCGAAGATCTTGATTTAGCACACATCGATTTAGACAGTAAAACACCAGAGGATTACTACAAATGCTTAACAAATTGTACCTTACTAGAAGGTGATTTTAATGATTTTGTACAATTGAATGCCTCTAATCATGAGATATCCTTACTGTACAACAAAATTAATCAAACACTTTTATTACAAATTTTAAAAAGATTGGATAGGCTTTCTTTATTTGACGCCACGGATCGTTATAAGATTTTAAAAGAACGAATTCCACAAATAGAAAATCTAATTCCTCAATATCAAATAGCAAGTTATTTGAACATAACACCTGTTCAGTTAAGCAGAATTCGAAAAAAAATGTATTCAGAATAG
- a CDS encoding WbqC family protein: MGLFIPTYFSPISQYAFITKSDNVVFELQDNFQKQTYRNRCYIYGANGKLSLNIPVKHIKTEGRKKTKDTLVENDFPWQDQHFKSLKSAYQSSPFFEFFEDDIQKIFNKKYVYLVDLNIDTYLFVTDALQINQGFSRTEEYELSPIVNDYRDFSVAKNGSISIEMNNYTQMFDDKFGFISNLSILDLLFMEGPNAISYLESVKIL, encoded by the coding sequence TTGGGATTATTTATACCAACATATTTCTCGCCTATTAGTCAATACGCATTTATAACAAAATCTGATAATGTAGTTTTTGAACTTCAAGATAATTTTCAAAAACAGACCTACAGAAATAGATGCTATATATACGGAGCAAACGGTAAGTTATCATTAAATATACCTGTTAAGCATATCAAAACGGAAGGCAGAAAAAAAACTAAAGACACTTTAGTAGAAAATGACTTTCCTTGGCAGGATCAGCACTTTAAATCTTTAAAATCTGCATACCAATCATCTCCTTTCTTCGAGTTTTTCGAGGATGATATTCAAAAAATATTTAATAAAAAATACGTATATTTAGTAGACTTAAATATTGATACGTATTTATTTGTTACAGATGCATTGCAAATTAATCAAGGTTTTTCTAGAACAGAGGAATACGAATTATCACCAATAGTAAACGATTATAGGGATTTTTCAGTTGCTAAAAATGGTAGTATATCAATAGAAATGAACAATTACACCCAAATGTTTGATGACAAGTTTGGGTTTATTTCTAATTTATCAATTTTAGATCTTTTATTTATGGAAGGTCCGAATGCGATATCTTATTTGGAGAGTGTAAAAATATTATAA
- the lepB gene encoding signal peptidase I: protein MSFTGWFILFLAVQLIHFIGTWKLYQKAGRQAWEAAIPIYNAIVLLGIIKRPKWWVILLFIPIVNLIMFPVFWIETCRSFGFTSTKDTFLVIFTLGFYILYINYFTEAEYRKDRSLEAPKGVGEWVSSIAFAVIAATIVHNYFIRPYVIPSSSLEKTLLIGDYLFVSKFHYGARVPMSTIALPMIHDTIPLVKSKSYVFSDNYEERNTSFANKFQLPYMRLPGLTSIKRNDIVVFGQPADTLRDMNKLKPDRTYYKPIDKKLNLVKRCVAVAGDSLEIRDGYIFINGKRSILPKSAKPQWYHIVDTEGQKFSDAALRRYNVRFNEAYTTRDGKYLLNLTDEEAATIAKNPLVKSVTKKLDSKDKYDPDLFPQNPLYRWNGDNFGPIYIPKAGATVAITKESIPFYKRIISEYERNDLAIFGDDIYINGKKADSYTFKQDYYWMMGDNRQNSLDARRWGYVPFDHVIGKPVMVWFSRDNETGRIRWERMFTTVTNGESKSYFWVGILCAGLVLFFVFKPKKKKA, encoded by the coding sequence ATGTCATTTACAGGTTGGTTTATCTTATTCTTAGCAGTCCAATTAATTCATTTTATTGGAACTTGGAAATTATATCAAAAAGCAGGTAGACAAGCTTGGGAAGCTGCTATACCAATTTACAATGCAATTGTACTATTAGGAATTATAAAAAGACCAAAATGGTGGGTAATTTTATTATTCATTCCAATTGTAAACCTTATTATGTTTCCTGTATTTTGGATAGAAACTTGTAGAAGTTTTGGTTTTACGAGTACAAAAGACACTTTCCTTGTCATTTTTACTTTAGGGTTTTACATTCTCTACATTAACTATTTCACTGAAGCAGAATATAGAAAAGATAGAAGTTTAGAAGCTCCAAAAGGTGTTGGAGAATGGGTTAGTTCAATTGCTTTTGCTGTGATTGCAGCAACTATTGTTCATAATTATTTTATTCGTCCATATGTAATTCCTTCTTCATCTTTAGAAAAAACATTATTAATTGGAGACTATTTATTCGTAAGTAAATTCCATTATGGTGCGCGTGTACCGATGTCGACTATCGCACTTCCTATGATTCATGATACAATTCCATTAGTTAAATCAAAATCATACGTTTTTAGCGATAATTATGAAGAAAGAAACACATCATTCGCAAATAAGTTTCAATTGCCTTATATGAGGCTTCCTGGTCTTACATCAATTAAAAGAAATGACATTGTAGTATTCGGTCAGCCTGCAGATACTTTGCGTGACATGAATAAGCTAAAACCAGACAGAACTTATTATAAACCAATTGACAAAAAACTAAACTTAGTTAAGCGTTGTGTAGCTGTTGCTGGTGATAGTTTAGAAATCAGAGATGGTTATATTTTTATAAATGGTAAACGATCTATTTTACCTAAAAGCGCAAAACCACAATGGTATCATATTGTTGATACAGAAGGTCAAAAGTTTAGCGATGCAGCCTTAAGAAGGTATAACGTAAGATTTAACGAAGCTTATACTACCAGAGATGGAAAATATTTATTGAACCTAACTGATGAAGAAGCAGCTACAATTGCTAAAAACCCATTAGTAAAGAGTGTTACTAAAAAGCTTGATTCAAAGGATAAATACGATCCTGATTTATTTCCTCAAAACCCTTTATATAGATGGAATGGAGATAATTTCGGACCTATATATATTCCAAAAGCAGGAGCGACAGTTGCCATAACAAAAGAATCTATTCCGTTCTACAAAAGAATTATAAGCGAGTATGAAAGAAATGATTTAGCCATTTTTGGAGATGATATCTACATTAATGGTAAAAAAGCCGATAGCTATACTTTTAAGCAAGATTATTATTGGATGATGGGAGACAATCGTCAAAACTCGTTAGATGCGAGAAGATGGGGTTATGTTCCTTTTGATCATGTAATTGGAAAACCTGTAATGGTTTGGTTTAGTCGTGATAACGAAACAGGAAGAATTCGTTGGGAAAGGATGTTCACTACAGTTACCAATGGAGAATCTAAATCATACTTCTGGGTAGGAATTTTATGTGCTGGATTAGTATTGTTCTTTGTATTTAAACCAAAAAAGAAAAAAGCTTAA
- the dapB gene encoding 4-hydroxy-tetrahydrodipicolinate reductase yields the protein MKLALLGYGRMGKEIEKIALERGHEIVITSNGEEAYDITKADVAIDFSVPTSAYNNISTCIENNVPVVSGTTGWLDKYNDAVELCKEKKGGFIYASNFSLGVNIFFALNEKLAAMMNPQKQYNLDIEEIHHTKKLDAPSGTAITLAEGIINNSDKKKWELDGDSTNELIPITAVRIPDVPGTHTINYNSEVDSIEIKHTAHNRKGFALGAVVAAEWLIGKEGIYSMRDVLNIG from the coding sequence ATGAAACTAGCCTTATTAGGTTATGGTAGAATGGGTAAAGAAATTGAAAAAATTGCCCTAGAAAGAGGTCATGAGATTGTTATTACATCTAATGGCGAAGAAGCTTATGATATTACAAAGGCCGATGTAGCTATTGATTTTAGTGTTCCTACATCTGCATATAATAATATTTCTACATGTATCGAAAACAATGTTCCAGTTGTTTCTGGAACAACAGGTTGGTTAGATAAATACAATGATGCTGTTGAGCTATGTAAAGAGAAAAAAGGTGGATTTATCTACGCTTCAAATTTCAGTTTAGGAGTAAATATCTTTTTTGCTCTGAATGAAAAGTTAGCTGCGATGATGAATCCTCAAAAACAATATAATTTAGACATTGAGGAAATTCACCATACCAAAAAGTTAGACGCACCTAGTGGTACAGCAATTACTTTAGCCGAAGGAATTATTAATAATTCTGATAAGAAAAAATGGGAATTAGACGGTGATTCAACCAATGAACTTATTCCAATAACAGCTGTTAGAATTCCTGATGTACCAGGCACTCACACTATTAACTATAACTCTGAAGTAGATTCAATAGAAATCAAACATACCGCGCACAACCGTAAAGGTTTTGCCTTAGGAGCTGTCGTAGCCGCAGAATGGTTAATTGGAAAAGAAGGTATTTACTCTATGCGTGATGTGTTAAACATAGGTTAA
- a CDS encoding DUF5683 domain-containing protein: MKYVVHIFITVLFFNVTLFAQQKDSTNVKTRSIQYTQIQQPKYDPLNPSRAAFYSAIFPGAGQIYNNRYWWQLPLIYGGMAASIYFYIDNNNEYQRFRTAFRQRKAGLPDEFSDENGLPLISDAGLESAQRQLRQNRDLSLLTTVLIYVLQIVEASVTAHLIQFDDTDSLTLTPSAMPNINYNEESTHKLGLTLKYSF; this comes from the coding sequence TTGAAATACGTCGTTCACATATTTATTACTGTTCTTTTTTTTAATGTTACTCTTTTTGCTCAACAAAAAGATTCGACTAACGTTAAAACAAGGTCAATACAGTATACTCAGATACAACAACCAAAATACGATCCTTTAAATCCATCTAGAGCAGCGTTCTATTCTGCTATTTTTCCAGGTGCGGGTCAAATATACAATAACAGATACTGGTGGCAACTTCCTTTAATTTATGGAGGAATGGCAGCCAGTATTTATTTTTACATTGATAATAACAACGAATATCAGCGATTTAGAACTGCTTTTAGACAAAGAAAAGCTGGATTACCTGATGAATTCTCTGACGAAAATGGACTTCCTCTAATCTCTGATGCGGGATTAGAAAGTGCACAAAGGCAATTACGTCAAAATAGAGATCTTTCGTTATTAACCACAGTACTTATTTACGTTCTGCAAATAGTTGAAGCTAGTGTTACAGCTCATTTAATTCAGTTTGATGACACCGATAGTTTAACGCTTACACCTTCAGCAATGCCGAATATCAACTACAATGAAGAAAGTACTCACAAACTAGGTTTAACCCTAAAATATTCCTTTTAA
- a CDS encoding ParB/RepB/Spo0J family partition protein, with the protein MAKATRKQALGRGLSALLKETAEVNSASDENADKVVGSIIEIDLKLIEVNPFQPRTYFDEEALNELAGSIRELGVIQPITVRKLAEDKFQLVSGERRFRASKLIGNTTIPAYIRIANDQEMLEMALVENIQRKNLDPIEVALSYQRLIDEIKLTQEQLSIRVGKKRSTVTNYLRLLKLDPIIQTGMRDGFISMGHGRALINIESEKDQIDIYEKILRDKLSVRQTEDLVRVLKSGVEKKQESKKNALPKEISTGLKNFSDFFSAKIDVSVNNKGKGKISIPFDSIEDFNRIKKLLK; encoded by the coding sequence ATGGCAAAGGCAACAAGGAAGCAAGCTTTAGGAAGAGGATTATCTGCTTTGTTAAAAGAAACTGCAGAAGTAAACTCAGCATCAGATGAAAATGCTGATAAAGTTGTTGGAAGTATTATTGAAATTGATTTAAAATTAATTGAAGTAAACCCTTTCCAACCAAGAACATACTTCGATGAAGAGGCTTTAAATGAGCTAGCAGGATCTATTAGAGAATTAGGTGTAATTCAACCTATTACTGTTAGAAAATTAGCTGAAGATAAATTTCAATTAGTATCTGGAGAAAGACGTTTTAGAGCTTCTAAACTAATTGGAAATACAACTATACCTGCATACATTCGTATAGCTAATGATCAAGAAATGCTAGAAATGGCATTAGTTGAAAATATTCAACGAAAAAATCTTGATCCAATTGAAGTAGCTTTATCATATCAAAGATTAATTGACGAGATTAAATTAACTCAAGAACAATTGAGTATAAGAGTTGGTAAAAAAAGATCAACAGTTACAAATTATTTAAGATTATTAAAGCTTGACCCAATCATTCAAACAGGAATGAGAGATGGTTTTATATCTATGGGACATGGTAGAGCTTTAATTAATATTGAAAGTGAAAAAGATCAGATAGATATTTACGAAAAGATTTTACGTGATAAACTATCTGTAAGACAAACAGAAGATTTAGTAAGAGTTTTAAAATCTGGTGTTGAAAAGAAACAAGAATCAAAGAAAAACGCCTTACCTAAAGAAATTTCTACTGGATTAAAGAATTTCAGTGACTTCTTTAGTGCAAAAATTGATGTTTCTGTAAATAATAAAGGGAAAGGTAAAATTTCTATTCCTTTTGATTCTATTGAAGATTTTAACCGTATAAAAAAATTATTGAAGTAA
- a CDS encoding AAA family ATPase, with amino-acid sequence MGKIIAIANQKGGVGKTTTSVNLAAALGVLEKKVLLIDADPQANATSGLGIDVESVELGTYQVLEHTASAKDTVIKTDSPNVDLIPAHIDLVAIEIELVDKIEREYMLKKALAELADDYDYILIDCAPSLGLITLNSLVASNSVIIPIQCEYFALEGLGKLLNTIKSVQKIHNKELEIEGLLLTMYDARLRLSNQVVDEVRKHFSSMVFETVVHRNIRLSEAPSYGESIISYDATSKGAVNYINLANEIINKN; translated from the coding sequence ATGGGCAAAATCATTGCAATTGCAAATCAAAAGGGAGGAGTTGGTAAAACTACTACATCAGTAAACTTAGCAGCGGCCTTAGGTGTTCTAGAGAAAAAAGTATTATTAATTGATGCCGATCCACAGGCCAACGCCACTTCTGGATTAGGTATTGATGTTGAAAGTGTAGAGCTTGGAACTTACCAAGTTTTAGAACATACTGCTAGCGCTAAGGACACTGTAATAAAAACAGATTCTCCTAATGTAGATTTAATCCCTGCTCATATTGATTTGGTAGCCATTGAAATTGAACTAGTTGATAAAATTGAGCGTGAATACATGCTTAAAAAAGCATTGGCAGAATTAGCAGATGATTACGATTATATTTTAATTGATTGTGCACCATCTTTAGGTTTAATTACTTTAAACTCACTGGTTGCTTCAAACTCTGTAATCATTCCTATTCAATGTGAATATTTTGCACTAGAAGGTCTAGGAAAATTACTAAACACGATCAAAAGTGTTCAAAAAATACATAACAAGGAGTTAGAAATTGAAGGTTTATTACTTACAATGTATGATGCTCGTTTACGATTATCAAACCAAGTTGTAGATGAAGTTCGTAAGCATTTCAGTTCTATGGTTTTTGAAACTGTTGTACACAGAAACATCCGTTTAAGTGAAGCTCCGAGTTATGGAGAAAGTATTATTTCATATGATGCTACAAGTAAAGGTGCGGTTAATTATATTAACTTAGCGAACGAAATTATTAATAAGAATTAA